From a region of the Fusobacterium sp. SYSU M8D902 genome:
- the mraY gene encoding phospho-N-acetylmuramoyl-pentapeptide-transferase, whose translation MLYLIGEYVNKFQFLKSIYLRSFMAFILAFAIVLIAGKPFINYLKVKKFGEKIREEGPTSHMSKKGTPTMGGVLIVLTILVTNLLIADISNRIIILLLLTMMGFAGIGFIDDYKKFTVNKKGLSGKKKLLGQGLIAILVWCFVNYFGLAGSKLIDLAIINPIYSHHMLYLGSFGMLLFILIILMGTSNAVNITDGLDGLAIMPMVICSAILGVVAYFTGHMELSNHLNLFYIEGSGEITVFLSAVCGSGLGFLWYNFYPAQIFMGDTGSLTLGGILGVVAILLKQELILPIIGGVFVMEALSVIIQVGSFKLRGKRVFKMAPIHHHFELCGLAETKVTMRFWIATLMFGIIALGIVRMRGIL comes from the coding sequence ATGCTGTATTTAATAGGAGAGTACGTTAATAAGTTTCAATTTTTAAAGTCTATTTATTTAAGAAGTTTTATGGCTTTTATTTTAGCCTTTGCTATAGTATTAATAGCAGGGAAGCCTTTCATAAATTATTTAAAAGTAAAAAAATTTGGTGAGAAGATAAGAGAGGAAGGACCTACTTCTCATATGTCAAAGAAAGGTACTCCTACAATGGGAGGGGTATTGATTGTTTTAACTATCTTAGTGACAAATTTATTAATAGCTGATATATCTAATAGAATAATTATATTACTATTGCTAACTATGATGGGATTTGCAGGAATTGGATTTATAGATGACTACAAGAAGTTCACTGTAAATAAAAAGGGATTATCTGGAAAGAAAAAGCTTTTAGGTCAAGGATTAATAGCAATTTTAGTATGGTGTTTTGTAAATTATTTTGGACTTGCTGGAAGTAAGTTGATTGATCTAGCAATAATAAATCCAATCTATTCACACCATATGTTATATTTAGGAAGTTTTGGAATGTTACTATTTATTTTAATAATATTGATGGGAACATCAAATGCTGTAAATATAACAGATGGTTTAGATGGTCTGGCTATAATGCCAATGGTAATATGTTCAGCTATTTTAGGAGTAGTGGCATATTTTACAGGACATATGGAGTTAAGTAATCACTTAAACTTATTTTATATAGAGGGATCTGGAGAGATAACAGTATTTTTATCAGCTGTATGTGGATCAGGGTTAGGGTTTTTATGGTATAACTTCTATCCAGCACAGATATTTATGGGAGATACAGGATCATTGACACTAGGAGGAATACTAGGAGTTGTAGCTATACTATTGAAGCAGGAATTGATACTACCAATAATAGGTGGAGTATTTGTTATGGAAGCTTTATCTGTAATTATTCAAGTTGGATCTTTTAAATTGAGAGGGAAGAGAGTATTTAAGATGGCTCCTATTCATCACCATTTTGAATTGTGTGGACTTGCTGAAACGAAGGTAACAATGAGATTTTGGATAGCAACATTGATGTTTGGAATAATAGCCTTAGGAATAGTGAGAATGAGAGGAATACTTTAA
- the murD gene encoding UDP-N-acetylmuramoyl-L-alanine--D-glutamate ligase: MKKAMVFGAGVSGLGAKKLLEHMGYEVILIDDKVGLKSIEGIELLKEVEIFIKSPGVPYNDLVLEAKKNKIKVIDEIELCYQYMIKYGTTTKIIGVTGTNGKTTVTTKITELLQYSGYKASYAGNIGVSLAELLLKGEELDYIVLELSSFQLENLEKFKPYISLVTNLTPDHLARYKDVEEYYDTKFNICKNQTKDEYFIFNLDSEELLKREKLILATKIEVSQDKKGDCYIEGGKMYWRGEEVLEIEKLSLKGKHNLENMLFIVTVGKICGVDNQKIREFLYTTKTLEHRMEEFFDYGKLKFINDSKGTNIESTTFAVEAFKGCILICGGYDKKLDWTPLVELIKNRVDQVYLIGDIADKLESELLKIQYEKDRIHLLRDVKTCLEDIKKRYTQSDEKIVLFSPATSSYDQFKSFEHRGQVFKELVREIFGR; this comes from the coding sequence ATGAAAAAAGCAATGGTTTTTGGTGCTGGAGTCAGTGGACTTGGAGCTAAGAAACTTTTAGAACATATGGGGTATGAGGTAATACTTATTGATGATAAAGTTGGATTAAAATCTATAGAGGGGATCGAATTATTAAAAGAGGTTGAGATCTTTATAAAGAGTCCAGGGGTACCATATAATGATTTGGTGCTTGAAGCTAAAAAAAATAAGATAAAAGTTATAGATGAAATTGAATTATGTTATCAATATATGATAAAATATGGTACTACTACAAAGATTATAGGAGTAACTGGAACAAATGGAAAGACAACTGTTACAACTAAGATAACAGAGTTGCTACAATACTCAGGATACAAAGCAAGTTATGCTGGAAATATAGGTGTGAGTCTTGCAGAATTACTTTTAAAAGGTGAGGAGCTAGATTATATTGTTCTTGAATTGAGTTCGTTTCAATTGGAGAATTTAGAGAAGTTTAAACCATATATCTCTTTAGTAACAAATTTAACTCCAGATCACTTAGCTAGATATAAAGATGTTGAAGAGTACTATGATACAAAATTTAACATCTGTAAAAATCAAACTAAAGATGAGTATTTTATATTCAATTTAGATAGTGAGGAGTTATTAAAAAGAGAGAAGTTAATCCTAGCTACTAAGATAGAGGTATCACAGGATAAAAAAGGGGATTGTTATATTGAGGGTGGCAAAATGTATTGGAGAGGTGAAGAGGTTTTAGAGATTGAAAAATTGTCTTTAAAAGGAAAACACAACCTTGAAAATATGTTATTTATTGTCACAGTTGGGAAAATTTGTGGTGTAGACAATCAAAAAATAAGAGAATTTCTATATACAACTAAGACATTGGAACATAGAATGGAAGAGTTCTTCGATTATGGAAAATTGAAATTTATAAATGATTCAAAGGGAACTAATATAGAGTCTACAACATTTGCAGTGGAGGCATTCAAAGGGTGCATATTGATATGTGGTGGTTATGATAAAAAATTGGATTGGACACCTTTAGTTGAGTTGATAAAAAACAGGGTGGATCAAGTTTATTTGATAGGAGATATAGCTGATAAGTTAGAGAGTGAACTTTTGAAGATACAGTATGAGAAGGATAGGATACATCTATTGAGAGATGTTAAAACTTGTTTAGAGGATATAAAGAAAAGATATACTCAGTCTGATGAGAAAATAGTGCTATTCTCTCCAGCAACATCTAGTTATGATCAGTTTAAAAGTTTTGAACACAGAGGACAGGTATTCAAAGAATTAGTGAGAGAGATTTTTGGTAGGTGA
- the murG gene encoding undecaprenyldiphospho-muramoylpentapeptide beta-N-acetylglucosaminyltransferase, translating into MRKVILTTGGTGGHIYPALSVADELRRRGVEVLFVGTSIRMEKDIVPKAGFKFIGLNIAPPRSVKNMIGYVKGIFQGISLVLKEKPDAIIGFGNYISIPVLIGGVVARRKIYLQEQNANLGGTNKLFYRFAKKIFLAFEKTYDDIPIKFQNKCLVTGNPLREEIYKIKGSEERERLKVEKNEKILLITGGSLGAKEINDALLKNWDRVLEDKDLRIYWATGEKNYDEIVKSINRIKIQDTVRPYFDNMINIMAAADLIVCRAGALTISEIIQLGKPSVVIPYNSIKVGQYANGKLLKDVGAAQMYKNSEASIAIEKAFELLENKSELDVMKINIKNLKTENAVKKIVDSLDIWRN; encoded by the coding sequence TTGAGAAAAGTAATCTTAACAACTGGAGGAACAGGAGGTCATATTTACCCAGCTCTTTCAGTGGCAGATGAGTTGAGAAGAAGAGGAGTAGAGGTGCTGTTTGTAGGAACAAGCATCAGAATGGAAAAGGATATAGTACCAAAGGCTGGATTTAAGTTTATAGGTTTGAATATAGCTCCTCCAAGAAGTGTAAAAAATATGATAGGCTATGTAAAGGGGATATTTCAAGGGATATCTTTGGTGTTAAAAGAGAAACCAGATGCTATAATAGGATTTGGAAACTATATCTCCATACCAGTATTAATAGGTGGGGTAGTAGCTAGAAGAAAGATATATCTACAGGAACAAAATGCAAATTTAGGAGGGACAAATAAGCTCTTTTATAGATTTGCTAAAAAGATATTCTTAGCTTTTGAAAAAACTTATGATGATATTCCTATAAAATTTCAAAATAAGTGCTTGGTAACAGGAAATCCTTTGAGAGAGGAGATATACAAGATCAAAGGAAGCGAGGAGAGAGAGCGTCTAAAAGTTGAAAAGAACGAGAAGATTCTTTTGATAACTGGAGGAAGTTTGGGAGCTAAGGAGATAAATGACGCACTATTAAAAAATTGGGATAGGGTATTGGAAGATAAAGATTTAAGAATCTATTGGGCTACTGGAGAAAAGAACTATGATGAGATAGTTAAAAGTATAAATAGAATTAAGATCCAAGATACTGTTAGACCATATTTTGATAATATGATAAACATTATGGCAGCAGCAGACTTAATAGTTTGCAGAGCTGGTGCATTGACAATTTCAGAGATAATACAGTTGGGGAAACCGTCAGTAGTTATTCCATATAACTCAATAAAAGTAGGACAGTATGCCAATGGAAAACTCCTAAAAGATGTGGGAGCGGCACAGATGTATAAAAATTCAGAAGCTAGTATAGCAATAGAGAAAGCTTTTGAGCTTTTAGAAAATAAGAGTGAATTAGATGTTATGAAGATAAATATAAAAAATTTGAAAACAGAGAATGCAGTTAAGAAGATTGTTGATTCTCTTGATATTTGGAGGAATTAA
- the murC gene encoding UDP-N-acetylmuramate--L-alanine ligase, whose translation MKKIYFIGINGIGMSGLAKIMKCKGYEVEGTDLSRSYVTDELESIGITVHQEHSEKNLEGKDFDMIIASSAIKKENPEYIYALENGIKVVKRGELLAMLLNEECGIAFAGTHGKTTTSSMAASVMLPLDPTIVVGGILPEIGSNAKPGKASYFIAEADESDNSFLYMNPKYSVITNIEADHLENHGSLENIIKSFSKFIDQTSEEVLICSDCEILRGLAATKENKCIKRYSIKDRTADIYAENIEIGNGKTSYDVNIAGEKIGRFTLYIPGEHNILNSLPVIYLALKFGLEEKDIERAFEKFRGSKRRYDVLYSGNGIRVIDDYAHHPTEIKATLQGARSIESSKITVIFQPHRYSRVKFLLENFKNAFEKADEVVLLPIYSAGEKDNFGVTIEDLQNIIECPKAILEKNPQNIDDMIMEFEGDRVFMFMGAGDISKIAHRVAEKLERKYS comes from the coding sequence TTGAAAAAAATTTATTTTATTGGGATAAATGGAATAGGAATGAGTGGACTTGCAAAAATTATGAAATGTAAAGGATATGAGGTAGAGGGAACTGACCTAAGCCGTTCATATGTCACTGATGAGTTAGAAAGTATTGGAATTACAGTTCATCAAGAGCATTCAGAGAAAAACTTAGAGGGTAAGGATTTTGATATGATAATAGCTTCAAGTGCTATAAAAAAAGAGAATCCAGAATATATATATGCCTTAGAAAATGGAATAAAAGTAGTAAAAAGAGGAGAGCTATTAGCTATGCTTTTAAATGAAGAGTGTGGAATAGCTTTTGCAGGAACACATGGAAAGACAACAACAAGTTCAATGGCAGCATCTGTTATGTTACCGTTAGATCCAACAATAGTTGTAGGTGGAATCTTACCAGAGATAGGATCCAATGCAAAACCAGGAAAAGCAAGTTACTTTATAGCTGAAGCTGATGAGAGCGATAATTCATTCCTGTATATGAATCCAAAATACTCAGTTATAACTAATATTGAGGCAGATCACTTAGAAAATCATGGATCATTAGAGAATATAATTAAATCTTTCTCAAAATTTATAGATCAAACTTCTGAAGAGGTATTAATATGCTCAGATTGTGAGATCTTGAGAGGATTAGCTGCAACAAAAGAGAACAAGTGTATAAAGAGATACAGTATTAAAGATAGAACTGCAGATATCTATGCTGAAAATATAGAGATTGGAAATGGAAAAACAAGTTATGATGTAAATATAGCTGGAGAAAAGATTGGAAGATTCACTCTATATATTCCAGGAGAGCACAACATATTAAACTCATTACCTGTTATATATCTAGCTTTAAAATTTGGTTTGGAAGAGAAGGATATTGAAAGAGCTTTTGAAAAATTTAGAGGTTCAAAAAGAAGATATGATGTATTATACAGTGGAAATGGAATTAGAGTGATAGATGACTATGCTCATCATCCAACAGAGATAAAGGCAACTTTACAGGGAGCAAGATCAATAGAGAGTAGCAAAATAACTGTAATTTTCCAACCACACCGTTATAGTAGAGTGAAATTCCTATTGGAAAATTTCAAAAATGCTTTTGAAAAAGCTGATGAAGTAGTTCTTTTACCTATATACAGTGCAGGAGAAAAGGATAATTTTGGAGTAACTATTGAGGATTTACAAAATATTATTGAATGTCCAAAGGCTATCCTTGAGAAAAATCCACAAAATATAGATGATATGATAATGGAATTTGAAGGAGATAGAGTATTTATGTTTATGGGAGCTGGAGATATATCGAAGATAGCTCACAGAGTAGCAGAAAAATTGGAAAGGAAATATAGCTAA
- the murB gene encoding UDP-N-acetylmuramate dehydrogenase: MRVYENYSVKKHSNMKIGGTAKKFIVVENKEELKDIFENEKNIFLIGNGTNTLIDEGELDITFVSLKELNKIEELQEGLVRVEAGLDFSKLTAFMNKNNYSGLENLAGIPGSVGGLVYMNGGAYGSEIFDCIKEIEIFDENHQIKTLKKEEINFSYRSTEIQEKKWVIISATFEFKRGFDLKKVIEIQALRESKQPLDKPNLGSTFKNPKGDFSARLISEAGLKGTKIGGAEISPKHPNFIVNHGEATFKDIEGILALVKSKIKELYDVELEEEIIILRNNG; the protein is encoded by the coding sequence ATGAGAGTTTACGAAAATTATAGTGTAAAGAAACATTCTAATATGAAAATTGGTGGAACAGCTAAAAAATTTATAGTTGTTGAAAATAAAGAGGAATTAAAGGATATATTTGAAAATGAAAAAAATATATTCTTAATAGGAAATGGGACAAATACTCTTATAGATGAGGGAGAACTAGATATTACATTTGTTTCATTAAAAGAGCTGAATAAGATAGAGGAGCTTCAAGAGGGATTGGTACGTGTGGAAGCAGGGCTAGACTTTAGTAAGTTGACAGCTTTTATGAATAAAAATAATTACTCAGGTCTTGAAAATCTAGCAGGAATTCCAGGAAGTGTAGGTGGACTTGTCTATATGAATGGAGGAGCCTACGGAAGTGAGATATTTGACTGTATAAAAGAGATTGAGATATTTGATGAGAATCATCAGATAAAGACTCTAAAAAAAGAGGAGATAAATTTCTCATATAGAAGTACAGAGATACAGGAGAAAAAATGGGTAATAATAAGTGCTACATTTGAGTTTAAAAGAGGTTTTGATTTGAAAAAAGTGATAGAGATACAAGCTCTAAGAGAGAGTAAACAACCTCTAGATAAACCAAATTTAGGAAGTACTTTTAAGAATCCAAAGGGGGATTTTTCAGCTAGGCTTATATCAGAAGCAGGTCTTAAGGGGACAAAAATAGGTGGAGCAGAGATATCTCCAAAGCACCCTAACTTCATAGTTAATCATGGGGAAGCAACATTTAAGGATATTGAAGGGATATTAGCTCTTGTTAAGAGTAAGATAAAAGAGCTATATGATGTTGAACTTGAAGAAGAGATAATAATATTAAGAAATAATGGATAA
- a CDS encoding D-alanine--D-alanine ligase has protein sequence MRIAVFMGGISSEREVSLRSGAAILESLKNQGYDAYGVDVTEDNLITAFTENEYDLAYIALHGGYGENGTFQGLLDMLNKPYTGSGAMESAVTMDKAYTKAVAKMAGIKVAKTYNSVEEIDGFPVVVKPSRDGSSVGIYFCNNKEEVYNALKELEGKRPLIEEMIQGDELTVGVLNGEGLGVLRIIPKNEFYDYESKYAAGGSVHEYPAKIEKSAYDKAMENAVKIHNIVGLKGISRSDFMLKDGEVYFLEVNTCPGMTKTSLIPDLGTLKGYTFDDLVRIMVDTFRR, from the coding sequence ATGAGAATAGCAGTATTTATGGGAGGGATCTCTTCAGAGAGAGAGGTATCTTTAAGAAGTGGAGCAGCAATATTAGAGAGCTTAAAAAATCAAGGTTATGATGCATATGGAGTAGATGTAACTGAAGATAATTTAATAACAGCATTCACAGAAAATGAGTATGACTTAGCATATATCGCTCTACATGGTGGATATGGAGAGAATGGAACATTTCAAGGATTATTGGATATGTTAAATAAGCCATATACAGGATCAGGAGCGATGGAAAGTGCTGTAACTATGGATAAAGCCTATACAAAAGCTGTAGCAAAAATGGCTGGAATAAAAGTGGCAAAAACATATAATAGTGTTGAAGAGATAGATGGATTTCCAGTAGTTGTAAAACCTTCAAGAGATGGCTCAAGTGTAGGAATATATTTCTGTAACAATAAAGAGGAAGTTTACAATGCCCTAAAAGAGCTAGAAGGAAAGAGACCTCTAATAGAAGAGATGATACAGGGAGATGAATTAACTGTAGGAGTTCTAAATGGAGAGGGACTAGGTGTATTGAGAATAATACCTAAAAATGAGTTTTATGATTATGAATCAAAGTATGCAGCTGGTGGATCTGTACATGAATATCCAGCAAAGATTGAGAAATCAGCTTATGACAAGGCGATGGAAAATGCAGTGAAAATACACAACATAGTGGGACTAAAGGGAATTTCAAGAAGTGACTTTATGTTAAAAGATGGAGAGGTGTATTTCTTAGAGGTAAACACTTGTCCAGGAATGACAAAAACAAGCTTAATACCAGATTTAGGTACACTTAAAGGATATACTTTTGATGATCTAGTTAGAATTATGGTGGATACTTTTAGAAGATAG
- a CDS encoding cell division protein FtsQ/DivIB has translation MKFIIRLIMIYLFSCLLYLIPSKFLSLDFFKIKEIKIEGNSKILSNELTELIEKLYNTNIWEIDIKKLEEYLKQDVRVEDVKIENPDLGLLKIKIKEKELAYYVQIKGKVYLLDQNGKIFGMLKERPEKDIYFMVAKDENDIMKLLELSKVLDDSILKNLISQIYIKDKDCIEIILLDGTIIKTNLLVEKEKYKILETLYNELVKTKKVEYIDIRFDDFIVKSSEEKNNGK, from the coding sequence TTGAAGTTTATAATAAGATTAATTATGATATATCTATTTAGTTGTTTACTTTATTTAATTCCAAGTAAATTTTTAAGTTTAGATTTTTTCAAAATAAAAGAGATAAAAATAGAAGGAAATTCGAAAATTTTATCAAATGAATTGACAGAACTTATAGAAAAACTTTATAATACTAATATATGGGAAATAGATATTAAAAAATTGGAAGAGTATTTAAAACAAGACGTTAGAGTGGAAGATGTAAAAATAGAGAATCCAGATTTAGGCCTTTTAAAAATAAAGATTAAAGAGAAAGAACTAGCTTATTATGTACAGATAAAAGGGAAGGTTTATCTTTTAGATCAAAATGGGAAAATTTTTGGTATGTTAAAGGAGAGACCTGAAAAGGATATTTATTTTATGGTGGCTAAAGACGAGAACGATATAATGAAATTATTAGAACTTTCAAAGGTGTTAGATGACTCTATTCTAAAAAATTTAATTTCCCAAATTTATATTAAAGATAAAGATTGTATAGAGATTATTTTGTTAGATGGAACAATAATTAAAACGAATTTACTTGTAGAGAAAGAGAAGTACAAAATATTAGAAACTTTGTATAATGAGCTTGTAAAAACTAAAAAAGTTGAGTACATTGACATTAGATTTGATGATTTTATAGTTAAGAGTTCAGAGGAGAAAAATAATGGGAAATAG
- the ftsA gene encoding cell division protein FtsA, producing MGNRGKILKTVIDIGNNKIKAITGELSENGEVLRVLKYIESPSEGMIKNDIKDGEALSKSIKTVIDELANYSDEDIEAVTVGMGGESIKSRTINVEIFFEEDEITEEHIKLLVKEAEEKVLNEEEQILKTEIYNVKVNNSGIIKNPLGLVGTKLQADVHLIFTEKKRVAKLVETINRIGIDVENIILNAYASAKSTLEEEDRRMGVALVDIGEGSTDIILYKNDKIIYTETIPLGGMHFKSDLMYILKLNEEDTAIEILDKYREKDISPEGYIYYGEGKYIAALELEDFINARVEEMIDYINSTIEKSGFTGYLGKGLVLTGGVVYDKIINADKLLEKINKKTGYVARKVLPSTFSGLDSVNTSMATAIGLFYEVMEEEDQKIRTGSYTHQEIELKNEKIEQEIKEDEKLIETIEDELQKTEDIKQENKMMKAIKNWFSNFI from the coding sequence ATGGGAAATAGAGGGAAAATATTAAAGACAGTAATTGATATAGGAAACAATAAGATCAAGGCAATTACTGGAGAATTATCAGAAAATGGTGAAGTTTTAAGAGTTCTTAAATATATCGAATCTCCAAGTGAAGGAATGATAAAAAATGATATTAAAGATGGAGAAGCACTATCAAAATCAATAAAAACCGTTATAGATGAATTAGCTAACTACTCTGATGAAGATATTGAAGCAGTGACTGTTGGAATGGGTGGAGAGAGCATAAAATCTAGAACAATAAATGTGGAGATATTTTTTGAAGAGGACGAGATAACAGAAGAACACATTAAATTACTAGTAAAAGAAGCTGAAGAAAAGGTATTAAATGAAGAGGAGCAGATATTAAAAACAGAGATATACAATGTAAAAGTTAATAACTCTGGAATTATTAAAAATCCTTTAGGGCTTGTTGGGACAAAACTACAAGCAGATGTTCATTTGATATTTACTGAGAAAAAAAGAGTAGCTAAGTTAGTGGAGACAATAAATAGAATAGGTATAGATGTAGAGAATATAATCTTAAACGCCTATGCTTCTGCAAAATCAACTCTTGAAGAGGAAGATAGAAGAATGGGAGTTGCCCTTGTAGATATAGGAGAGGGAAGTACAGACATTATACTGTATAAGAATGATAAGATAATCTACACAGAGACTATACCTCTAGGTGGAATGCATTTTAAGAGTGATTTAATGTATATCTTAAAATTAAATGAAGAGGATACAGCTATAGAGATTCTAGATAAGTATAGAGAAAAAGATATATCTCCAGAGGGGTATATCTACTATGGGGAAGGGAAATATATCGCTGCCCTAGAACTTGAAGATTTTATAAATGCCAGAGTGGAGGAGATGATAGATTATATAAATAGCACTATCGAAAAATCTGGATTTACTGGGTATTTAGGAAAAGGTCTTGTCTTAACTGGAGGAGTAGTTTATGATAAGATAATCAATGCTGATAAATTACTTGAAAAGATAAATAAAAAAACAGGGTATGTGGCTAGAAAAGTTTTACCAAGTACATTTAGTGGTCTTGATAGTGTAAATACAAGTATGGCAACTGCAATAGGACTATTTTATGAAGTTATGGAAGAAGAAGACCAAAAAATAAGAACAGGAAGTTATACTCATCAAGAGATAGAGTTAAAAAATGAAAAGATTGAGCAAGAGATAAAAGAAGATGAGAAATTAATAGAAACAATAGAAGATGAGTTACAAAAAACAGAGGATATAAAACAGGAAAATAAAATGATGAAAGCTATAAAAAATTGGTTTTCAAATTTCATATAA
- the ftsZ gene encoding cell division protein FtsZ, with the protein MLMDQDLVKIKVLGAGGAGGNAINDMISSGVGGVEYIAANTDAQDLGKSLADIRIQLGEKLTRGLGAGADPEIGRQAAEEDVEKIKNLLEDTDMLFITAGMGGGTGTGSAPVIAKVAKELGVLTVAVVTRPFSFEGRKRKNNADVGIENLKKAVDALVIIPNDKLFELPDKTITLQNAFKEANNILKIGIRGVADLMIGNGLINLDFADIKATMLDSGVAVLGFGEGEGENRAIKATEKALQSPLLEKSILGASKILINITGAPDITLMEAQTISDMIRDAAGKTADDVMFGLVIEPEFGDRVQVTIIANNFANEEEKNEPFINVDIAKTEKVATETKEEAEKPNLDLPPWVRKR; encoded by the coding sequence ATGTTAATGGATCAAGATTTGGTAAAGATAAAAGTGCTAGGAGCAGGTGGAGCAGGTGGAAATGCAATAAATGATATGATCTCTTCAGGAGTAGGAGGAGTGGAGTATATCGCAGCAAATACAGATGCTCAAGATTTAGGAAAATCATTAGCTGACATAAGAATACAACTAGGGGAGAAGTTAACTAGAGGATTGGGAGCAGGTGCTGACCCAGAGATAGGAAGACAAGCAGCAGAGGAAGATGTTGAAAAGATAAAAAATCTATTAGAAGATACAGATATGTTATTCATAACTGCAGGAATGGGTGGAGGAACAGGAACTGGATCAGCTCCAGTAATAGCAAAAGTTGCTAAAGAGTTGGGAGTTCTTACTGTTGCTGTTGTAACTAGACCATTCTCATTTGAAGGAAGAAAGAGAAAGAATAATGCAGATGTTGGAATTGAAAATCTAAAGAAAGCTGTAGATGCTTTAGTAATTATACCGAATGATAAGTTATTTGAGTTACCAGATAAAACAATAACTTTACAGAATGCTTTTAAAGAAGCTAACAATATCTTAAAGATAGGTATTAGAGGTGTAGCAGACCTTATGATAGGAAACGGACTTATCAACCTAGACTTTGCAGATATTAAAGCTACAATGTTAGATTCAGGAGTGGCTGTATTAGGATTTGGAGAGGGAGAAGGAGAGAACAGAGCTATAAAAGCTACTGAAAAAGCATTACAATCTCCATTACTAGAGAAATCTATACTAGGTGCTAGCAAAATACTTATCAATATAACAGGAGCTCCAGATATAACTCTTATGGAAGCACAAACTATATCTGATATGATTAGAGATGCAGCTGGAAAAACTGCTGATGATGTAATGTTTGGACTAGTTATTGAACCTGAATTTGGAGATAGAGTTCAAGTAACTATAATAGCAAATAACTTTGCTAATGAAGAGGAAAAAAATGAGCCTTTTATAAATGTGGATATAGCTAAAACTGAAAAAGTAGCTACTGAAACAAAAGAGGAAGCTGAAAAACCAAACTTGGATCTACCACCTTGGGTAAGAAAAAGATAA
- the rpsF gene encoding 30S ribosomal protein S6, with protein sequence MKKYEIMFIINPTILEEGREAVIEKVTGVLTAAGATIQKSEKWGERKLAYPIDKKKTGFYVLTTFEIDGTVLSDVELKLNIVEEVLRYIIVKQD encoded by the coding sequence ATGAAAAAATACGAAATTATGTTCATTATCAACCCAACTATACTTGAAGAAGGTAGAGAGGCTGTTATTGAAAAAGTAACTGGAGTTTTAACTGCTGCAGGAGCAACTATTCAAAAGAGCGAGAAATGGGGAGAAAGAAAATTAGCTTATCCTATCGATAAGAAAAAGACTGGTTTCTACGTATTAACTACTTTTGAAATTGACGGAACTGTATTATCAGATGTTGAATTAAAACTAAACATCGTAGAAGAAGTATTAAGATACATCATAGTTAAGCAAGACTAA
- the rpsR gene encoding 30S ribosomal protein S18 yields MAEFRRRRAKLRVKAEEIDYKNVDLLKRFVSDKGKINPSRVTGANAKLQRKIAKAIKRARNIALIPYTRIEK; encoded by the coding sequence ATGGCAGAATTCAGAAGAAGAAGAGCTAAATTAAGAGTTAAAGCTGAAGAAATTGATTATAAAAATGTAGACCTTTTAAAAAGATTCGTATCTGATAAAGGAAAAATCAATCCTTCAAGAGTAACTGGAGCTAACGCTAAGTTACAAAGAAAGATAGCTAAAGCTATAAAAAGAGCTAGAAATATCGCTTTAATTCCTTATACAAGAATTGAAAAGTAA
- the rpmB gene encoding 50S ribosomal protein L28: MQRCEITGVGLISGNQISHSHRLTRRVWKPNLQVTSINVNGTSVKVKVCSRTLKTLKGLNDVEVMKFLKANAATLSTRLQKAMAK, from the coding sequence ATGCAAAGATGTGAAATTACAGGAGTAGGACTAATCAGCGGAAACCAAATTTCTCACTCACACAGATTAACTAGAAGAGTTTGGAAACCTAACCTACAAGTTACTTCTATCAACGTAAATGGAACTTCTGTTAAAGTAAAAGTTTGTTCAAGAACTTTAAAAACTTTAAAAGGACTTAACGATGTAGAAGTTATGAAATTCTTAAAAGCTAACGCAGCTACTTTAAGTACTAGACTTCAAAAAGCTATGGCTAAATAG